One window from the genome of Osmerus eperlanus chromosome 1, fOsmEpe2.1, whole genome shotgun sequence encodes:
- the tusc2b gene encoding tumor suppressor 2, mitochondrial calcium regulator b, translating into MGGSGSKNKGYWPFAGSGSVDDPTKEGNEQSLAKLRSFRNATPFVFTRRSSLYFDEDGDLAHEFYEETVVTKNGRKRAKFKRIQKNLIPQGTIKLENPCIHVDFPVVLCEV; encoded by the exons ATGGGAGGTAGTGGCTCAAAAAACAAAGGTTATTGGCCTTTTGCTGGCTCAGGAAGTGTTGATGATCCAACCAAAGAAGGAAATGAGCAGTCATTGGCAAAACTTCGAAGTTTCCGAAATGCGACTCCGTTCGTGTTTACTAGACGAAG CTCTCTATACTTTGATGAAGATGGTGACTTGGCCCATGAGTTCTACGAAGAGACAGTTGTGACAAAGAATGGACGTAAAAGGGCTAAGTTTAAGAGGATTCAGAAAAACCTTATACCTCAG GGAACCATAAAGCTGGAGAACCCCTGCATCCATGTGGATTTTCCAGTTGTTCTCTGTGAGGTTTGA